The genomic region GAAGTCGTCAGAAAAAACGAGTTGTCAATTCCAGAAACTGCGATAGTTATTATAAAGCGCATATATTTAAGCAGAAGTGCACGGCATAGGGTATTCAGCCGTAATTTAAGCGTGTAAACGTAAAGTAAAGCGATTAAGTGAAGCCAATTTTGTTGCAATAAGTTTTTAGCTGTTATTTAATAATCTAGTGATCGAACTCAGACGAATAATTAAgaggttttattttgataaaaacgtAACAATATTACAAGGCATATCTATTAAAGGTAGTATCggtgaatcagctgatttgttttttttttctttcgccatgTCCATGTGACTGCAGCATAGAATGaaataaggcgaattcattttttcttttctactaTTATAATACTAATACTAcatgacaatcaaacgtacaaaacattgttgttgctctagcgccaccacctttaatgaattcgccttgcaatattacaaaaaatttaagtctgGATTGGTGATCACTGTCagtcaaggtggatttattaaggtgacagcattcacccagctgaatttttcgccgtaggtatggcttacgtcaaaatgatatgctttgtttgtatgtattggtatgtttacacatttgattactgattttgacgtgatgcttggaccaaacgcaacaacaaatacatgtagggttttacttatatgtgtttgctgtcacctgtaataaattcgccttgctgtCAGTGTTGACAGTGATAAACGATCAATtctatttaaattcttttttttttttttgacattagaAACTGTTTGAATATTCTTGttccatttttcaactttgaaacTCACAACAgagaatttatataaatactgACGTGCTAAATATTGAAAGTGAAGGGTACACCGCGAGCGAAGCGTGATCCATCACTATCGATTTGTGTTTCGTTGATCGAGAAATCGCGCTATTCGTTGAACGTGTAGGGGTCGCCTACtggcttttatttttgctgGTGAAAGGATACATTTTCTGAATAATTTGTGtctcattgtttttattttgtatttatccTCTGGCTGCTTAATTTTCGCTGGTATTGTTCACTGTGtaataatacaaaatgtatCAGCCAGTTTGTTGGTGTACGCATATTTGAAGTttgcttattttcatttttcaaaatatttttgaataattaggCAGAATgaaaaaatgacaataactGCCCAGTTTTCGTACTGAGAACGAATCAGAGGTATtgctatttgaataaaaaaccttgtaaatatatgtatttttttattgaattcacttatcaatttcaatttctaaCCACAAACCGTTTCTTGTTTTCAGACTGCGATAAGGAACAACAAATATTTGAGAAATCAACAAAAGGAGAAAGAAAGGAAGACTTAATTTTTCTAGTATTTGGAATGAACTACAAACAGTTGAAAGATTTATTTcagagaaacaaaacaaaaccaaaagctTTTTAAATACGTAGCATACAAAACACAAAGCAAGAATTGAGCAAGTGGCAAATCAATAAAGAACACATTAAACACTACATAACGATTATTTGTCCTCGCATGGACTAAAGACATCATAAGCAAAGTTTGGAAAATTGTGACAGgcgtaacaaaaaaataaaaaaacaaaaaactatatatgcatacacaatTATTGATAAGACCATCAAGCTAATAATCCAGCCTTCAAGCATATCATCGTAAGCTGTACACACTACATAAAAGTTGTCTTGAATTACAGGAATCATAAAAGTGACCTGGTGGAGCAACGTCTTCGAGTGTTGGGTGAAAAGAGTGATATAAacgaatattttttgatttcccTAAGCAAAAACCGAACACTCACGAGTTGGACAAAGCAAATGTATATcactaacagcaacaacattggTATGGCCACGTTGTTGCAGCAGAATAAGGCTACTTGCATGAAGACTCTTATAAATGGCGGCGGGAGTAGTAACGGCAACCCCGGGAGCAACGTCAACAACGCAGGCATAGTTGTTGGCAATCTAGTAAGTGGCGTTGGGGCAGGAACTTCTCAGGTTGGCGGAGCAACGGTCGCAACTATTGTTGGCGCCAGTGGCTCATCAAATGTGGGCGGACTAGGTAACAGCGGCGTGGGTGGAAATCTAGTGCTGTCCGCAGGGCAGGCCATTGTGCTCACAAATGGTACAACTGGTGCTAGTAGTATCATAAACTATCAACAATATCAACAATTgttgcaacaacagcagcagcagcaacaacagcaacagcaacaattagCATCAACAGGTTCAAGTCACGCTACGGTTGCTACTACAAACGCAGCATCCGGTGCACGCATTTTGATGCCGCACGAAATGGTGACCCTTCCGATTAGTAGCATTGTAACCACGAGCGGTGGCGGCTTAGCATTGATAACCAGCGCTAACACGGCTGGCGGAGGTGTTACGCCGACACAAGGTCACTTCTTGGTGGCAGCAACAGCTAGTCCTGCGATACATCCTATCCAAACGACCACAATGGGCACTAGTAGTGGTAATATTAGTAGCTTCCAGCAGCAATTCCAACAGCAAATTGCTGCACATCAAACCACTACAACCAACAATGTGGTGTCATCAGCTCCAAATAGTCGTACAACAACTACAATTTACACGCAACAACCAGCCACTACAGGCATAGTCTCCACGGTGCCTACAACCCGTTACTTTTCGCAATTCAGCAATCAGCAACAACCTACGTCTAGCATTAGCACCGGAACTACAACATCAACAATTGTTGCCACAAAAGCTGCTGGCAATCGTACCACTCACGTACTCATCAATCGCTCCAATAACACTATCATTGCTGGTAATACTACACAACGTTTGCAGCatgcgaaaattttaaataaaccacCGATGAATATTGCAGCGACTGCGGCTGCTGTCGTAACAAATTCCGTTGTCGCTAATAAGTCTCAATTTAATCATAATTCTCATTCTCCTGCCATACAAGCTGTGaagctgcaacaacaaccactACGCCAAAATATTACAGCCTTGCAACAAATTAAGCAACTGgcacaaaaccaacaacaacaacaacagaagatACAACTAGTTAAACCTAACGTACACAGCAGCAATGCGGTGACAGTGACTGCAACGAAAACGACAACAGTTGCCAACACCTCTGCCGCTTTGCGTAACTTATCGAGTGGGAGCCAGGTGAACGGTGGCCTCAATTTAGTTCCTAACAGTAATAGTATCTCGGGCAACATTAATAATAAGAGTGGAACTGTGGCAGTTGCCTCACCAGCAACGCTGCAGCCGAAGACGTTGCCAACGGCAGCTGTAGTGCCCCAAAAACAGTTCCAGAACCAACAAcaccatcagcagcagcagcagcaacaacaacaacaacaacaacaacaaagtcaaagccaaaatCCACAGCGTCAAAATCAGCAACAGGGACAATCACAAGAACAAAAACCTATAGTTGCCCATTCCCGCACGATACCCGCCACATCTCATGCAGCGACACATGTTGCACCCAACAAAACTGCCAATCTGGTTGTTGCGACAGCTGCCGATGGCTCAACTAGCGCAGAAGTCGCGAGTACTGAGCCTGAGGTGGAACCAGAGATCGATATTGTCATTAACAATGTGGTTTGCTCGTTCAGCGTACGTTGCCATTTGAATCTGCGTGATATTGCACTCAAGGGTCTCAATGTGGAGTATCGTCGAGAGAACGGTATGGTTACGATGAAGCTGCGCCGACCTTATACAACTGCGTCTATCTGGTCATCTGGACGTATCACGTGTACGGGAGCTACGTCTGAAGAACAGGTGAGTCAGCCTGACATTGCAATTATCTAAGgtgaatataattaaaaaaactaaaatgtttGTAACATTCATTAATTCCAAAGCAGTAGAGTGATCGATGTGTGAtgaaaatatgacaaaaattggaaaatgtgcAGCGTGTCGTAAGGGTACGTAAAACCCATATTTGGAGAAGTGTAGCTGAAGAATGGCTGTTAATTTAAGTGACCATGTGCTCGGGACATGTACCGTTACAAAAAGTATTTGGCCAGAATGGGAAGTCAGGCACTCAAAGACGCTGCACAAACGATCATGCAGAAACATCTCGATGTTAGTTGTTTTGATTAGAGGCTATTAACTCCTAGGGCGACATGCTCAAAGCAAGAATGGGTGGGGGTACGATGACTGATTTGCCGCGGAAGCGGTTAGCCGCTTCGTACTACTAATGAAATTCGTCAGCTTTTTAATAACAATGCTGCTATATCATCAGGCATAGCAAAGAGATGAGAGGCAAGATACTTATATCTTAGCCCTGCGAATAAGAAGAGTTGAGGagaaagtgctgagatgattccacctcatcctccatacaactGACGAGGATTGTTAACCTCAGGAGCTCTCTCGATCTCCAAATCCTCTCGTTCGTTGCGCGGGAtaactacctcacaggtcccttgtctagccagctcatctgcCACGCAGTTTTTCCCGCAATGTGCTATGATATTTCCTaaccagtttcgagtgcaccatcATCCGTTTGGTTGTCGGAGTAGGTATTAACCTCCGTGACagttacagggtttgattgaaaagtaatgagccttatttttgtaagcagttttattaaacctttggcttatacaattaatattcttcaaaataggacccttgagcgtcaatacaccgctggtagcggtccttccactgcaggaaacattttttaaactcatccgccggaatcgcgttcaattcgacTGCCACAGTTTTTaagatcgcctcgatggagtcgaaacgcctccccttcagctttcttttcaggcgcggcaACAAGacgaagtccggaggggacaggtctgggctgtagggagggtgggaacccccatcttggacaatgcagaggtgcagaggaagggggtgtgcgccggcgcattgtcgtgatgaagggtccaattgttgacgaggccggtttttcagccgaaggagcacttctttgtaaaatgccgcgtttacagtgc from Anastrepha obliqua isolate idAnaObli1 chromosome 2, idAnaObli1_1.0, whole genome shotgun sequence harbors:
- the LOC129238682 gene encoding probable serine/threonine-protein kinase mps1: MYITNSNNIGMATLLQQNKATCMKTLINGGGSSNGNPGSNVNNAGIVVGNLVSGVGAGTSQVGGATVATIVGASGSSNVGGLGNSGVGGNLVLSAGQAIVLTNGTTGASSIINYQQYQQLLQQQQQQQQQQQQQLASTGSSHATVATTNAASGARILMPHEMVTLPISSIVTTSGGGLALITSANTAGGGVTPTQGHFLVAATASPAIHPIQTTTMGTSSGNISSFQQQFQQQIAAHQTTTTNNVVSSAPNSRTTTTIYTQQPATTGIVSTVPTTRYFSQFSNQQQPTSSISTGTTTSTIVATKAAGNRTTHVLINRSNNTIIAGNTTQRLQHAKILNKPPMNIAATAAAVVTNSVVANKSQFNHNSHSPAIQAVKLQQQPLRQNITALQQIKQLAQNQQQQQQKIQLVKPNVHSSNAVTVTATKTTTVANTSAALRNLSSGSQVNGGLNLVPNSNSISGNINNKSGTVAVASPATLQPKTLPTAAVVPQKQFQNQQHHQQQQQQQQQQQQQQSQSQNPQRQNQQQGQSQEQKPIVAHSRTIPATSHAATHVAPNKTANLVVATAADGSTSAEVASTEPEVEPEIDIVINNVVCSFSVRCHLNLRDIALKGLNVEYRRENGMVTMKLRRPYTTASIWSSGRITCTGATSEEQAKIAARRYARCLEKLGFRSRFHNFRVVNVLGTCSMPWAIKILNFSEKYKKEASYEPELHPGVTYKLRYPKATLKIFSTGSITVTAASVANVQAAIEHIFPLVYEFRKKRSPEELEQLRIKQQQAALVDATDVEEVLTNDNVVETTPSVPTLQRRRISNSAVNNFKQKRRRLDVEMDGEGGGSLVADEEVDDPEAKENDNIVMYDPDDLIEGPDDEDEVL